One genomic segment of Cellulophaga sp. HaHaR_3_176 includes these proteins:
- a CDS encoding zinc ribbon domain-containing protein, with amino-acid sequence MAAKTETTVEQKLRALYDLQLIDSRVDEIRNIRGELPLEVEDLEDEVLGLKTRMEKLKTDIETINYEITGKKNMIDDAKTLMKKYTEQQKNVRNSREFNSITKEVEFQELEIQLAEKNIKEFKAQIDQKKSVISNTKERYSDRETHLKHKKSELSAILAETEKEEKALLIKSDEYQKNIEERLVTAYKRIRNNVKNGLAVVAIERGASGGSFFTIPPQVQVEIASRKKIITDEHSGRILVDPVLAEEEQEKMQTLFSKL; translated from the coding sequence ATGGCAGCAAAAACAGAAACTACAGTAGAACAGAAGTTAAGAGCATTATACGATTTGCAATTAATTGATTCTAGAGTTGATGAAATACGTAATATAAGAGGTGAATTACCTTTAGAAGTCGAAGACTTAGAAGACGAAGTATTAGGTCTAAAAACTAGAATGGAAAAGTTAAAGACTGATATCGAAACTATTAATTATGAGATCACTGGCAAAAAGAACATGATTGATGATGCTAAGACATTAATGAAAAAATATACCGAACAACAAAAAAATGTTCGTAACAGTAGAGAGTTTAACTCTATTACTAAAGAGGTTGAATTTCAAGAATTAGAAATTCAACTTGCTGAAAAAAATATCAAAGAATTTAAAGCTCAAATAGACCAAAAGAAATCTGTGATTTCTAATACTAAAGAGCGTTACTCAGATCGCGAAACTCACTTAAAGCATAAAAAGAGTGAATTAAGTGCTATTCTAGCAGAAACTGAAAAAGAAGAAAAAGCTCTTTTAATTAAATCTGATGAGTATCAAAAAAATATTGAAGAACGTTTAGTTACTGCATATAAACGTATCAGAAATAACGTTAAAAACGGTTTAGCTGTTGTTGCTATTGAAAGAGGTGCTTCTGGTGGTTCTTTCTTTACTATTCCACCTCAGGTGCAAGTAGAAATAGCTTCTCGTAAAAAAATTATTACTGATGAGCACAGTGGTCGTATATTAGTAGATCCTGTTTTAGCAGAAGAAGAGCAAGAAAAAATGCAAACTCTTTTTTCTAAACTTTAA
- a CDS encoding Calx-beta domain-containing protein, whose product MHNFTPNRHYKKKPTGLIRLLILFLFLGFSTTIFSQGINTGVTFNWADNQSNNDDPATIATITINGFDYTTFVVPSSYELTSVGPSGHSENVINKNGSEIVSGSDSSNWSDEAILAYQSLNLNHYFESYNNGDDFCEDSSKVNTTNSQVQTIRYNPGIPSNADGILAVTERAGNNCLYVEMYGTPVGGGAEQLLGTTFIRNGNRMGSAGPQAPPNTATSDYWNSGRVNDNGSAIGIAMYELSSIAPTGSIITSIKYIGATQDHGDGKFFLLQTYAIDDTFDTDFEKVFNGNVATNDNTPVGSVYTENSSPSNGSLSVNTDGSFSYIPNAGFIGTDTFTVQVCLPAPNQSVCDTSTVSITVNPSPSELSINDASAVEGDNLVFTITNPSPANQPIVINLAYSNNTTTNADYNGPTTVTLPANASSVSFNVAAIDDDWVEATQQNFSINISTSSSLATVDDGEGIGTIIDTDIAYVTGGNYDITEGGTIQYRLFLSTDTNSSGQQYVGIEESYNIDFNVLEDATSTHPATNGLDFNGFNTTVSFPRNSAAGTEIFIPIPTIDDELVESSEEFHGIKSRNSAEATKYGSGPSRVGINTEKSALRIHDNDVAIIIVESLMVKEDVGSIPYTFTLDGTTQNPFNINYTLSNGSAIQPSDYTGNSATLTFSGTDRQILTENFSINDDTVAENTEQFFVSPSYTGTAPLFANALAPNIIFSLSNPIIIIEDNDNDNDNDGIDDITDLDDDNDGITDANEAEECINDDYFAWEFNSPSGTKTNDFVQNPAITNWLTSNISNVSVGSGLNSATPGSELQLTSLSSDNYVDARQQSEYVEVSFTTASNLISPTIERMGLNWYRNSDGTTVGNAYDAAIAISKDNFATSVLLNSDIRIHYPSDGISEFFDLTPIGVKFNLEENTTYTVRIYAYNQQNDGNVSYSVFDDFAVRVSSCLEQNTDGDSLPDHFDNDSDGDACVDAIEAGHTDPDADGYLGNSPVSVDATGLVTGQGGYTGNHSRVITPNQIVSVTTQPVDAIVLNNGSTSFTGAFSGTGLTYQWLVSTDNGASWNAITNGGIYSGATTTTLNLTNITTTYNSYEYQLVATDSENLCSPETSTNKATLYVAPELSINNASAIEGNAITFTITASNTIPQDIALDLTYTNNTTINSDYSGPTNLILSANSTTVTFDVATIDDSFIEPTETFNVILSHNDGIATFTDNTGIGTITDNDNAAPGDGIAFSNATYSTLEGDATSENVTLSFEVTYTGDIPAGETVSVDYQTAEGSATYANDFTENNGTLQFTNSSKSQSVAIEVTEDTVIESDENFTVLLNNISTANGFVTGFVDGATSNTATATIINDDNAAPGDGIAFSNATYSTLEGDATSENVTLSFEVTYTGDIPAGETVSVDYQTAEGSATYANDFTQNNGTLQFTNSSKSQSVAIEITEDTVIESDENFTVLLNNISTANGFVTGFVDGTTSNTATATIINDDNAAPGDGIAFSNATYSTLEGDATSENVTLSFEVTYTGDIPAGETVSVDYQTAEGSATYANDFTQNNGTLQFTNSSKSQSVAIEVTEDTVIESDENFTVLLNNISTANGFVTGFVDGATSNTATATIINDDNAAPGDGIAFSNATYSTLEGDATSENVTLSFEVTYTGDIPAGETVSVDYQTAEGSATYANDFTQNNGTLQFTNSSKSQSVAIEITEDTVIESDENFTVLLNNISTANGFVTGFVDGTTSNTATATIINDDNAAPGDGIAFSNATYSTLEGDATSENVTLSFEVTYTGDIPAGETVSVDYQTAEGSATYANDFTQNNGTLQFTNSSKSQSVAIEVTEDTVIESDENFTVLLNNISTANGFVTGFVDGATSNTATATIINDDNAAPGDGIAFSNATYSTLEGDATSDNVTLSFEVTYTGDIPAGETVSVDYQTAEGSATYANDFTQNNGTLQFTNSSKSQSVAIEITEDTVIESDENFTFLLNNISTANGFVTGFVDGTTSNTATATIINDDNAAPGDGIAFSNATYSTLEGDATSENVTLSFEVTYTGDIPAGETVSVDYQTAEGSATYANDFTQNNGTLQFTNSSKSQSVAIEITEDTVIESDENFTFLLNNISTANGFVTGFVDGTTSNTATATIINDDSDSSLGVQFDVTSIDVNEDAGTVSLNVVLNADVQDEFTVEFYTTNGTAVDGLDYSGIAQNTQTVTFGSTNNNTQVITIAIIDDIAIENVENFSVILTNISTDVVNILANDTANVNIIDNDGNENYPEDITIESCDTIPDAEDITSNSTCLITVTYSENIEGQDDDCAIEYTITRTWVITDCVGNVRTHIQVITIEDTVAPTFVENIPQDITVACNEVPDAAILTAVDTCDTDIDVVFEETATNDRNCATGYVITRTWTASDCAGNTTTTTQTITVPPTGPITSSPYDKEVTIICGDEIPDVPQLTFSGGCDNFDVVFSEEIQNASDTTNDYMIIRSWIVTDSCNNTETFEQIIFVMQPQLEEVFIDICVEDDAIDLINFLPAGFDTNGQFVLISGNTTIEGSIFNPADLEIDEYKIEYSSTDGTCKYYVDFTIITNSDCVTCDASKIITSKAVTPNNDGRNDTFEITGVEYCNYTFDVMIFNRWGNKVYEGKDYQNDWGGFAPNKSFGSSTHLPTGTYYFIININGSDLEPLNGYIYVSTE is encoded by the coding sequence ATGCATAATTTTACTCCAAATCGACATTACAAGAAAAAACCTACCGGACTTATCCGTCTTTTAATTTTATTCTTATTTTTAGGTTTTAGCACAACTATTTTTTCACAAGGAATTAATACTGGTGTTACATTTAATTGGGCTGACAACCAATCTAATAATGACGATCCTGCTACAATAGCTACGATTACTATTAACGGATTTGATTATACCACTTTTGTAGTACCCTCTTCATATGAACTAACTTCAGTTGGACCTAGTGGCCATTCAGAAAATGTTATTAATAAAAATGGTAGTGAAATTGTTAGCGGAAGTGACAGTAGCAACTGGAGTGATGAAGCTATACTTGCTTACCAATCTCTAAACTTAAACCATTATTTTGAATCCTATAATAATGGAGATGATTTTTGTGAAGATTCTAGTAAGGTAAATACAACAAATTCTCAAGTACAAACTATTCGTTACAACCCAGGTATTCCATCAAATGCAGATGGGATTTTAGCTGTTACAGAAAGAGCTGGAAATAACTGTTTATATGTTGAAATGTATGGGACACCAGTTGGTGGTGGAGCTGAGCAATTGTTAGGTACTACATTTATTAGAAATGGAAACCGAATGGGAAGTGCTGGCCCACAAGCCCCACCAAACACTGCCACTTCTGATTATTGGAATAGTGGTAGAGTTAATGATAATGGATCTGCTATTGGTATAGCCATGTATGAACTATCTAGCATTGCACCTACAGGATCTATAATAACATCAATAAAATATATTGGTGCAACCCAAGATCATGGTGATGGTAAATTTTTCCTTTTGCAAACATATGCTATAGATGATACATTTGATACGGACTTCGAAAAAGTATTTAATGGCAATGTTGCTACCAATGACAATACTCCAGTAGGTTCTGTTTATACAGAAAACTCTTCTCCTTCAAATGGGTCTCTATCAGTTAATACTGATGGTTCTTTTTCATATATACCAAATGCTGGATTTATAGGTACAGATACTTTCACAGTTCAAGTATGTTTACCTGCTCCAAACCAATCTGTTTGCGACACATCAACAGTTAGTATAACTGTTAACCCAAGCCCTTCTGAACTTTCAATTAATGATGCTTCAGCTGTTGAGGGTGATAATTTAGTTTTTACAATCACAAACCCTAGTCCTGCAAACCAACCTATTGTAATTAATTTAGCATATTCAAACAATACAACAACAAATGCTGATTATAATGGTCCTACAACTGTAACTCTACCTGCTAACGCTAGTAGTGTTTCCTTTAATGTAGCTGCTATTGATGATGACTGGGTAGAGGCTACACAGCAAAATTTTAGTATTAATATTAGCACCTCAAGCTCTTTAGCAACAGTTGATGATGGCGAAGGTATAGGAACTATAATTGATACCGATATTGCATACGTAACAGGTGGTAATTATGATATTACTGAAGGTGGAACAATACAATATCGATTATTTTTATCGACTGATACAAATTCTAGTGGCCAACAATATGTAGGTATAGAAGAGTCTTATAATATTGATTTTAATGTTTTAGAAGATGCTACATCTACACATCCTGCAACTAACGGATTAGATTTCAATGGTTTTAATACTACCGTTTCTTTTCCTCGTAATTCTGCAGCAGGTACTGAAATTTTCATTCCAATCCCTACTATTGATGATGAATTAGTAGAATCATCTGAAGAGTTTCATGGTATAAAATCTAGAAATAGCGCTGAAGCAACTAAATACGGTTCTGGACCTTCTAGAGTTGGTATAAACACGGAAAAAAGTGCGCTTAGAATACACGACAATGATGTTGCTATTATAATTGTTGAAAGTTTAATGGTTAAAGAAGATGTTGGAAGTATTCCTTACACATTTACGCTTGATGGCACTACTCAAAATCCTTTTAATATCAACTATACATTAAGTAACGGAAGTGCAATACAACCATCTGATTATACTGGTAATTCTGCTACACTAACTTTTAGCGGTACAGATAGGCAAATTTTAACTGAAAATTTCAGTATTAACGATGATACAGTTGCTGAGAATACCGAACAATTTTTTGTTTCACCTAGCTACACAGGTACAGCACCATTATTCGCTAATGCTCTTGCTCCAAATATCATTTTTTCATTATCAAATCCAATTATTATAATTGAAGATAACGATAACGATAATGATAATGATGGTATCGATGATATTACTGATTTAGATGATGATAATGATGGTATTACTGATGCTAATGAAGCCGAAGAATGCATCAACGATGATTATTTTGCATGGGAATTTAATTCTCCAAGCGGAACAAAAACAAATGATTTTGTTCAGAACCCTGCTATTACAAACTGGCTTACATCAAACATTTCAAATGTTAGTGTTGGTAGTGGTTTAAACAGTGCAACGCCTGGGTCTGAATTACAGTTAACAAGCTTAAGTTCTGATAACTATGTAGATGCTCGCCAGCAAAGTGAGTATGTTGAAGTTAGCTTTACGACTGCATCTAATCTAATTAGCCCTACTATTGAACGTATGGGGCTAAACTGGTATAGAAATTCTGATGGTACCACTGTAGGTAATGCTTATGATGCTGCTATAGCAATATCAAAAGATAATTTTGCAACCTCAGTATTATTAAATTCTGATATTCGTATTCACTACCCAAGCGATGGTATTTCTGAATTTTTCGATTTAACACCTATAGGAGTTAAATTCAATCTTGAAGAAAACACAACATATACCGTTCGTATTTATGCATATAATCAACAAAATGATGGAAATGTATCCTATTCTGTTTTTGATGATTTTGCAGTACGCGTGTCTTCATGTCTTGAACAAAATACAGACGGAGATAGCTTACCTGATCACTTTGATAATGATAGTGATGGTGATGCTTGTGTTGATGCAATTGAAGCAGGTCATACTGATCCTGATGCTGATGGTTATTTAGGAAATTCTCCTGTAAGTGTTGATGCTACTGGTTTAGTTACTGGTCAAGGAGGATATACAGGAAACCATTCTAGAGTTATTACGCCTAACCAAATAGTTAGTGTAACCACACAACCAGTTGATGCTATTGTTCTTAATAATGGTTCAACTTCTTTTACTGGTGCCTTTTCAGGAACTGGATTAACGTATCAATGGTTGGTAAGTACTGATAATGGTGCTTCTTGGAATGCAATCACCAATGGCGGTATATATAGTGGAGCTACTACTACGACTTTAAACCTGACTAATATAACAACTACTTATAATTCATATGAATATCAATTAGTCGCTACAGATAGTGAAAATTTATGTTCGCCTGAAACTAGCACAAATAAAGCTACCTTATATGTTGCTCCTGAGTTAAGTATTAATAATGCATCAGCTATCGAAGGTAATGCTATTACATTCACAATTACAGCGTCTAATACAATTCCGCAAGACATTGCTCTAGATTTGACTTACACAAATAATACAACAATTAATAGTGATTATTCGGGGCCTACTAATTTAATTTTAAGCGCTAATTCAACTACTGTAACTTTTGATGTTGCGACAATTGACGATAGCTTTATTGAACCTACGGAAACATTTAATGTTATTCTAAGTCACAATGATGGTATAGCTACATTTACAGATAACACAGGTATAGGTACTATTACTGACAACGACAATGCAGCGCCTGGTGATGGTATTGCTTTTTCTAATGCTACATACAGTACATTAGAAGGTGATGCAACTAGCGAAAATGTTACACTTTCTTTTGAGGTTACTTATACAGGTGATATTCCTGCAGGTGAAACTGTTTCTGTTGACTACCAAACAGCTGAAGGATCTGCAACCTATGCTAATGACTTTACAGAGAATAATGGTACCTTACAATTCACGAACAGTTCTAAATCTCAATCTGTAGCTATCGAAGTTACAGAAGATACCGTTATAGAATCTGATGAAAACTTTACAGTTCTTTTAAATAATATTTCAACAGCTAACGGTTTTGTTACTGGTTTTGTTGATGGTGCTACGTCTAACACGGCCACTGCTACTATCATTAATGATGATAATGCAGCGCCTGGTGATGGTATTGCTTTTTCTAATGCTACATATAGTACGTTAGAAGGTGATGCAACTAGCGAAAATGTTACACTTTCTTTTGAGGTTACTTATACAGGTGATATTCCTGCAGGTGAAACTGTTTCTGTTGACTACCAAACAGCTGAAGGATCTGCAACCTATGCTAATGACTTTACACAGAATAATGGTACCTTACAATTCACGAACAGTTCTAAATCTCAATCTGTAGCTATCGAAATTACAGAAGATACCGTTATAGAATCTGATGAAAACTTTACAGTTCTTTTAAATAACATTTCAACAGCTAACGGTTTTGTTACTGGTTTTGTTGATGGAACTACGTCTAACACGGCTACTGCTACTATTATCAATGATGATAATGCAGCGCCTGGTGATGGTATTGCTTTTTCTAATGCTACATATAGTACGTTAGAAGGTGATGCAACTAGCGAAAATGTTACACTTTCTTTTGAGGTTACTTATACAGGTGATATTCCTGCGGGTGAAACTGTTTCTGTTGACTACCAAACAGCTGAAGGATCTGCAACCTATGCTAATGACTTTACACAGAATAATGGTACCTTACAATTCACGAACAGTTCTAAATCTCAATCTGTAGCTATCGAAGTTACAGAAGATACCGTTATAGAATCTGATGAGAATTTTACAGTTCTTTTAAACAACATTTCAACAGCTAACGGATTTGTTACTGGTTTTGTTGATGGTGCTACGTCTAACACGGCTACTGCTACTATCATTAATGATGATAATGCAGCGCCTGGTGATGGTATTGCTTTTTCTAATGCTACATATAGTACGTTAGAAGGTGATGCAACTAGCGAAAATGTTACACTTTCTTTTGAGGTTACTTATACAGGTGATATTCCTGCGGGTGAAACTGTTTCTGTTGACTACCAAACAGCTGAAGGATCTGCAACCTATGCTAATGACTTTACACAGAATAATGGTACCTTACAATTCACGAACAGTTCTAAATCTCAATCTGTAGCTATCGAAATTACAGAAGATACCGTTATAGAATCTGATGAAAACTTTACAGTTCTTTTAAATAACATTTCAACAGCTAACGGTTTTGTTACTGGTTTTGTTGATGGAACTACGTCTAACACGGCTACTGCTACTATCATTAATGATGATAATGCAGCGCCTGGTGATGGTATTGCTTTTTCTAATGCTACATATAGTACGTTAGAAGGTGATGCAACTAGTGAAAATGTTACACTTTCTTTTGAGGTTACTTATACAGGTGATATTCCTGCAGGTGAAACTGTTTCTGTTGACTACCAAACAGCTGAAGGATCTGCAACCTATGCTAATGACTTTACACAGAATAATGGTACGTTACAATTCACGAACAGTTCTAAATCTCAATCTGTAGCTATCGAAGTTACAGAAGATACCGTTATAGAATCTGATGAGAATTTTACAGTTCTTTTAAATAACATTTCAACAGCTAACGGTTTTGTTACTGGTTTTGTTGATGGTGCTACGTCTAACACGGCCACTGCTACTATCATTAATGATGATAATGCAGCGCCTGGTGATGGTATTGCTTTTTCTAATGCTACATACAGTACATTAGAAGGTGATGCAACTAGTGATAATGTTACACTTTCTTTTGAGGTTACTTATACAGGTGATATTCCTGCGGGTGAAACTGTTTCTGTTGACTACCAAACAGCTGAAGGATCTGCAACATATGCTAATGACTTTACACAGAATAATGGTACGTTACAATTCACGAACAGTTCTAAATCTCAATCTGTAGCTATCGAAATTACAGAAGATACCGTTATAGAATCTGATGAAAACTTTACATTTCTTTTAAATAACATTTCAACAGCTAACGGTTTTGTTACTGGTTTTGTTGATGGAACTACGTCTAACACGGCTACTGCTACTATCATTAATGATGATAATGCAGCGCCTGGTGATGGTATTGCTTTTTCTAATGCTACATATAGTACGTTAGAAGGTGATGCAACTAGTGAAAATGTTACACTTTCTTTTGAGGTTACTTATACAGGTGATATTCCTGCAGGTGAAACTGTTTCTGTTGACTACCAAACAGCTGAAGGATCTGCAACCTATGCTAATGACTTTACACAGAATAATGGTACGTTACAATTCACGAACAGTTCTAAATCTCAATCTGTAGCTATCGAAATTACAGAAGATACCGTTATAGAATCTGATGAAAACTTTACATTTCTTTTAAATAACATTTCAACAGCTAACGGTTTTGTTACTGGTTTTGTAGATGGAACTACGTCTAACACGGCTACTGCTACTATCATTAATGATGATAGTGACTCATCATTAGGTGTTCAGTTTGATGTTACGTCGATTGATGTTAATGAAGATGCTGGTACAGTTTCTTTAAACGTTGTTCTAAATGCTGATGTGCAAGATGAATTCACGGTAGAATTCTATACCACTAACGGTACTGCTGTTGATGGTTTAGATTATTCAGGTATTGCTCAAAACACACAAACAGTAACTTTCGGAAGTACTAATAATAATACTCAAGTAATTACAATTGCTATTATAGATGATATTGCAATAGAAAATGTTGAAAACTTCTCAGTGATATTAACGAACATATCTACTGACGTGGTAAACATTTTAGCTAATGATACCGCTAATGTTAACATCATTGATAATGATGGCAATGAAAATTACCCTGAAGATATTACAATAGAATCATGTGATACTATTCCTGATGCTGAAGATATCACATCTAATAGCACTTGTTTAATCACAGTAACATATTCAGAAAATATTGAAGGTCAAGATGATGATTGTGCAATTGAATATACGATAACAAGAACTTGGGTTATTACTGATTGCGTAGGTAATGTGCGTACACATATTCAGGTTATTACAATAGAAGACACTGTTGCACCAACGTTTGTTGAAAACATACCTCAAGATATTACTGTTGCTTGTAACGAAGTTCCCGATGCTGCTATTTTAACTGCAGTTGATACGTGTGATACGGATATTGATGTTGTTTTTGAAGAAACAGCGACTAACGATCGTAATTGTGCCACTGGTTATGTAATAACAAGAACCTGGACAGCGTCAGATTGTGCCGGAAATACAACAACTACTACACAAACAATAACGGTGCCTCCTACTGGGCCAATTACATCTAGTCCTTATGACAAAGAAGTAACTATCATTTGTGGTGATGAAATTCCTGATGTACCACAACTTACATTCTCTGGTGGTTGTGACAATTTTGATGTTGTATTTTCTGAAGAAATTCAAAATGCTTCAGACACAACTAATGATTATATGATTATTAGATCATGGATTGTAACTGATTCATGTAATAATACTGAAACATTTGAGCAGATTATTTTTGTAATGCAACCTCAACTTGAAGAAGTGTTTATTGATATTTGTGTTGAAGATGACGCTATTGATTTGATAAACTTCTTACCTGCAGGTTTTGATACTAATGGTCAGTTTGTATTAATCAGTGGAAACACCACAATTGAAGGAAGTATATTTAACCCTGCCGATTTAGAAATTGATGAATACAAAATAGAGTATAGCTCTACTGACGGTACTTGTAAATATTATGTAGATTTTACAATTATTACAAATAGTGATTGTGTTACTTGTGATGCTAGTAAAATAATTACTTCTAAAGCAGTAACACCAAACAACGATGGCAGAAATGATACTTTTGAAATTACAGGAGTTGAATATTGCAACTACACTTTTGATGTAATGATATTTAACAGATGGGGTAATAAAGTTTATGAAGGTAAAGATTACCAAAACGATTGGGGAGGTTTTGCACCTAACAAATCATTTGGTAGCTCAACACATTTGCCAACAGGTACGTATTACTTTATTATAAATATAAATGGATCAGACTTAGAACCTCTAAACGGTTATATATATGTAAGTACTGAATAA
- a CDS encoding NAD(P)/FAD-dependent oxidoreductase yields the protein MKYTPKEIAIIGSGLVGSLLAIYLKKFGHKITVFDRRPDIRNIKFSGRSINLAMSNRGWNALEEAGIDSEIKEIAIPLDKRAMHVNGKPEYYQKYGKEGEAIWSISRGVLNRKMIDLAEEAGVEFRFEEKVWDVDLPEAKLYTGETEKGEWQEYKYDLIFGCDGAFSRVRHKMQRRSRFDYSQDFIDVGYKELSIAPNDDGTHKLDKNSFHIWPRGKFMLIAMPNLDGSFTCTLFMPFEGDISFENIKTKEEAKNFFKTHFPNVRHDIENITDDFFKNPTSAMVTMKCFPWTYWDKVALVGDSAHAVVPFYGQGMNAGFEDIFTLNEIIKKHGDDWRSIFSEYENIRKPNADAIAELSYRNFVEMSSKTADPKFLLQKKIEKYFASKHPEKWVPAYSRVTFSDKPYAEALAEGDFQEEIMQKVMKLDAIEEKWDSTEVENYILSLL from the coding sequence ATGAAATACACACCAAAAGAAATTGCAATAATAGGTTCAGGTTTAGTGGGGTCATTATTGGCAATATATCTTAAGAAATTTGGTCATAAAATTACAGTTTTCGATCGTAGACCTGATATTCGAAATATCAAATTTTCGGGTCGTTCTATAAATTTAGCAATGAGTAATAGAGGATGGAATGCTTTAGAAGAAGCCGGTATTGACTCTGAAATTAAAGAAATTGCAATTCCTTTAGATAAGCGTGCAATGCATGTAAATGGTAAGCCAGAATATTACCAGAAGTATGGTAAAGAAGGCGAGGCTATATGGTCAATTTCTCGAGGCGTATTAAATCGTAAGATGATTGATTTAGCAGAAGAAGCTGGTGTAGAGTTTAGATTTGAAGAAAAAGTTTGGGATGTAGACTTACCTGAGGCTAAGTTGTATACCGGAGAAACCGAAAAAGGAGAATGGCAAGAGTATAAATACGATTTGATATTTGGCTGCGATGGAGCTTTTTCTAGAGTTCGCCATAAAATGCAAAGACGTAGTAGGTTTGATTATTCTCAAGATTTTATTGATGTAGGTTATAAAGAATTATCTATTGCGCCCAATGATGATGGTACACACAAATTAGATAAAAATTCTTTTCATATATGGCCGAGAGGAAAGTTTATGTTGATTGCAATGCCAAATTTAGACGGTAGCTTTACGTGTACACTTTTTATGCCTTTTGAAGGTGATATCTCTTTTGAAAATATTAAGACTAAAGAAGAAGCTAAAAACTTCTTTAAAACTCACTTTCCGAACGTGAGGCATGATATTGAAAATATAACAGATGATTTTTTCAAGAACCCAACAAGTGCAATGGTAACTATGAAATGTTTTCCTTGGACATATTGGGATAAGGTTGCTTTAGTAGGCGACTCGGCACATGCCGTAGTCCCGTTTTATGGGCAAGGTATGAATGCAGGTTTTGAAGATATATTTACATTGAATGAAATTATAAAAAAACATGGAGATGATTGGCGTTCTATATTTTCAGAATATGAGAATATTAGAAAGCCTAATGCAGATGCTATAGCAGAACTTAGTTATCGAAATTTTGTGGAAATGAGCAGTAAAACTGCAGATCCAAAATTTTTACTTCAAAAAAAGATAGAGAAATATTTTGCATCAAAACATCCAGAAAAATGGGTTCCTGCATATTCAAGAGTTACTTTTTCTGATAAACCATATGCAGAGGCGCTAGCAGAAGGTGATTTTCAAGAGGAAATTATGCAGAAAGTAATGAAGCTTGATGCTATTGAAGAAAAATGGGATAGCACAGAGGTGGAAAATTACATCTTGAGCTTGCTTTAA